The DNA window GGTTATGCCATCTTCCAATCCAAATCTCATTTTAATAATTTCCCTTTCTTTTTCTGATAAATTATTCAAAAGTTCGTCTATTCTCTCTTTTAAAATTTTCCTTGCAGCAAACAAATCTGGCGTAATTGTTTTTTTATCTTCAACAAATTCTGCTAATGTTGAATCTTCTTCGTCATCACCAACAGGAGTTTCCAATGAAACAGTGTCTTGAGAAATTTTTTCTAGATGATGAACTGTACTTACTTCTATACCCATCTCAGCCGCTATTTCTTCCGGCAAAGGAGATCTTCCAAGATCTTGCAATAACCTTCTCTTAACCTGATTGTACTTAGAAAGAGTTTCAACCATATGAACTGGTATCCTAATTGTCCTCGCTTGATCAGCAAGCGCTCTTGTAATTGCCTGTCTTATCCACCAAGTAGCATAAGTTGAAAACTTGTATCCCCTTCTCCAATCAAATTTTTCGGCAGCTCTATAAAGGCCTATTGTACCTTCCTGAATTAAATCCAACAAACTCATATTAGAAGATCTTCCAACATATTTTTTGGCAATAGAAACAACCAAACGCAAATTGGCTTCCACCAATCTCTTTAAGGCCTCTTCATCTCCTTTTTCTATTCTTTTCGCAAGTTCTTTCTCTTCTTCTGCGGTTAATGGTTTTGTTTTCCCTATTTCTTTCAAATACATCTGTACAG is part of the bacterium HR34 genome and encodes:
- the sigA_2 gene encoding RNA polymerase sigma factor SigA; this encodes MKKKKTTKAKKAKAKKIKTKKEVSKKEKTTTKKSKIKTQTKTQKRVKRVGVAKKKKTKTNETSAKKRIKKGKVVRVRKSSIFEKEKVQNFIEKYKSRGFLTYNDIIEEFPFLERDIEGLETLLELLEKNNIEIKEPKDILYSDIIKPEFVAHEGEISLDPVQMYLKEIGKTKPLTAEEEKELAKRIEKGDEEALKRLVEANLRLVVSIAKKYVGRSSNMSLLDLIQEGTIGLYRAAEKFDWRRGYKFSTYATWWIRQAITRALADQARTIRIPVHMVETLSKYNQVKRRLLQDLGRSPLPEEIAAEMGIEVSTVHHLEKISQDTVSLETPVGDDEEDSTLAEFVEDKKTITPDLFAARKILKERIDELLNNLSEKEREIIKMRFGLEDGITHTLEEVGKRFGVTRERIRQIEAKAIEKLGKHRDIKKLTGYY